A stretch of the Lactuca sativa cultivar Salinas chromosome 9, Lsat_Salinas_v11, whole genome shotgun sequence genome encodes the following:
- the LOC111918480 gene encoding protein EXPORTIN 1A, producing the protein MAAEKLRDLSQPIDVALLDATVAAFYGTGSKEERTAADHILRELQNNPDMWLQVVHILSNTQNLNTKFFSLQVLEGVIKYRWNVLPVEQRDGMKNYISDVIVKLSSNEGSFRQERLYVNKLNIILVQILKHEWPARWRSFIPDLVTAAKTSETICENCMAILKLLSEEVFDFSRGEMTQQKIKELKQSLNSEFQLIHELCLYVLSASQRTELIRATLATLHAFLSWIPLGYIFESPLLETLLKFFPVPSYRNLTLQCLTEVAALNFGDFYNMQYVNMYNIFMVQLQTVLPTTTNIPDAYANGSSEEQAFIQNLALFFTSFYKFHIRVLESTQENINSLLMGLEYLINISYVDDTEVFKVCLDYWNSLVLELFEANHNLENANMMGLHMPLLGMVDGPGTQLLQRRQLYAGPMSKLRLLMISRMAKPEEVLIVEDENGNIVRETLKDNDVLVQYKIMRETLIYLSHLDHDDTEKQMLKKLSKQLNGEDWTWNNLNTLCWAIGSISGSMMEDQENRFLVMVIRDLLNLCEITKGKDNKAVIASNIMYVVGQYPRFLRAHWKFLKTVVNKLFEFMHETHPGVQDMACDTFLKIVQKCKRKFVIVQVGENEPFVSELLTTLPTTIVDLEPHQIHTFYESVGHMIQAESEATKRDEYLQRLMDLPNQKWVEIIGHARGNVDFLKDQDVIRTVLNILQTNTSAATALGTHFLPQITLIFLDMLNVYKMYSELISSGIAEGGPFASKTSYVKLLRSVKRETLKLIETFLDKAEDQPQIGKQFVPPMMDPVLGDYARNLPDARESEVLSLFATIINKYKGAMIDDVPRIFEAVFQCTLEMITKNFEDYPEHRLKFFSLLRAIATHCFQALILLSPEQLKLVMDSVMWAFRHTERNIAETGLNLLLEMLKNFQKSEFCNQFYRSYFVLIVQEIFAVLTDTFHKPGFKLHVLVLQHLFCLVESGSLTEPLWDASTVSYPYPNNGMFVREYTIKLLGASFPNIPASEVAKFVNGLFESRSDLSTFKNHIRDFLVQSKEFSAQDNKDLYAEEAAAQKERERQRMLSIPGLIAPNEIQDEMVDS; encoded by the exons ATGGCGGCGGAGAAGCTTAGGGACTTGAGTCAGCCGATTGATGTTGCGTTACTTGATGCTACCGTTGCAGCCTTTTATGGCACTGGATCTAAAGAGGAG AGGACTGCTGCTGACCATATACTGCGCGAATTGCAAAATAATCCAGACATGTGGCTTCAAGTGGTTCACATCCTATCAAACACACAGAACTTGAACACCAAGTTCTTCTCTTTACAG GTTCTTGAAGGTGTTATCAAGTACAGGTGGAACGTATTGCCTGTTGAGCAACGAGATGGGATGAAAAACTACATTTCTGATGTTATTGTAAAG CTTTCAAGCAACGAGGGCTCTTTCCGCCAAGAAAGGTTATATGTTAATAAACTTAACATTATTCTAGTTCAG ATTTTGAAGCATGAGTGGCCAGCCAGGTGGCGAAGCTTCATTCCTGATCTGGTTACAGCAGCAAAAACAAGTGAAACAATTTGTGAGAACTGCATGGCTATACTGAAA CTTTTAAGTGAGGAGGTGTTTGACTTTTCAAGGGGTGAAATGACCCAACAGAAGATAAAAGAGCTGAAACAATCTTTGAACAGCGAATTTCAACTCATTCATGAGCTATGCTTATATGTACTTTCAGCATCTCAAAGAACTGAGCTGATCAGGGCTACTTTAGCCACTTTGCATGCTTTTCTTTCATGGATCCCTTTGGGCTATATTTTTGAGTCTCCACTG CTGGAAACACTTCTTAAGTTTTTTCCTGTGCCATCATATCGGAATCTGACCCTACAGTGTTTGACCGAG GTTGCAGCTCTTAACTTTGGGGATTTCTACAATATGCAATATGTAAACATGTATAACATATTCATGGTCCAGTTGCAG ACTGTTCTCCCCACAACTACAAATATACCTGATGCATATGCAAATGGCTCTAGTGAGGAACAGGCATTTATTCAGAATCTGGCATTGTTTTTCACTTCATTTTACAAG TTTCATATTCGTGTACTGGAGTCTACACAAGAaaacatcaattcacttttaatGGGGTTGGAGTATCTCataaacatttcatatgttgatgacACGGAGGTTTTtaag GTTTGCTTGGATTACTGGAATTCACTTGTGTTGGAGCTTTTTGAGGCAAACCACAATCTTGAAAATGCAAACATGATGGGGTTGCAT ATGCCACTGCTTGGTATGGTTGATGGGCCTGGGACACAATTGTTGCAAAGAAGGCAACTTTATGCGGGGCCCATGTCTAAGTTAAGATTACTTATGATATCTCGCATGGCAAAGCCTGAAGAGGTTCTCATTGTGGAGGATGAAAATGGGAATATTGTTCGTGAAACCTTGAAGGACAATGATGTCCTTGTTCAGTATAAG ATTATGAGGGAGACACTTATCTACTTGTCACATCTTGACCATGATGATACTGAAAAGCAG ATGCTGAAGAAACTGAGTAAACAGTTGAATGGTGAGGATtggacttggaataacttgaatACACTATGTTGGGCAATTGGATCTATCTCAGGGTCCATGATGGAAGACCAG GAGAATAGGTTTCTTGTTATGGTCATTCGTGATCTACTGAATCTCTGTGAAATAACAAAAGGAAAGGACAACAAAGCTGTTATTGCGAGTAATATCAT GTATGTTGTTGGACAATATCCAAGATTCTTGCGGGCCCATTGGAAGTTCTTGAAAACAGTTGTAAACAAGttgtttgagttcatgcatgaaaCACATCCAGGAGTTCAG GATATGGCTTGTGATACATTTTTGAAGATTGTACAGAAATGCAAGCGCAAATTTGTCATAGTCCAG gtaggAGAGAATGAGCCGTTTGTTTCGGAACTTCTTACAACTCTTCCAACAACCATTGTCGACCTTGAGCCTCACCAGATACATACGTTTTATGAATCT GTTGGTCATATGATTCAAGCAGAATCCGAGGCAACTAAACGTGATGAGTATCTGCAGAGGCTGATGGATCTTCCCAATCAG AAATGGGTGGAAATCATAGGACATGCACGTGGAAATGTGGATTTCTTGAAAGATCAAGATGTTATTAGGACTGTGCTTAACATATTGCAG ACAAATACaagtgctgccactgcacttgGAACACATTTCTTACCACAAATAACTCTAATCTTTTTGGACATGCTTAATGTTTACAA AATGTACAGTGAACTTATATCATCTGGCATTGCTGAAGGGGGGCCCTTTGCTTCTAAAACATCCTATGTGAAGCTTTTGAG GTCTGTGAAGAGGGAAACCCTTAAGCTGATTGAGACGTTTCTGGACAAGGCTGAAGATCAACCACAGATTGGGAAGCAATTTGTACCCCCAATGATGGATCCGGTACTTGGTGACTATGCAAGAAACTTGCCTGATGCTAGAGAATCAGAAGTTTTGTCTCTCTTTGCCACAATTATAAACAA GTACAAGGGTGCAATGATAGATGATGTTCCTCGTATATTTGAAGCTGTTTTCCAGTGTACACTTGAG ATGATAACCAAGAATTTTGAAGATTACCCTGAACACAGACTGAAGTTCTTTTCATTACTTCGGGCCATTGCAACTCATTGTTTTCAAGCTTTAATCTTGTTGTCACCCGAG CAATTAAAGCTGGTAATGGATTCTGTGATGTGGGCTTTTCGACACACTGAGAGAAACATTGCAGAAACTGGGCTTAATCTTTTGTTGGAGATGCTTAAAAACTTTCAG AAGTCGGAGTTTTGTAATCAATTCTACCGGTCCTATTTTGTGCTGATTGTGCAAGAAATATTTGCTGTGCTGACGGACACATTCCATAAACCGGGATTTAAGCTGCATGTGTTGGTGCTACAGCACTTATTCTGCCTG GTGGAATCCGGCTCATTGACTGAGCCTTTATGGGATGCCTCAACCGTTTCATATCCGTATCCAAACAATGGGATGTTTGTGAGAGAGTACACTATTAAGCTTCTTGGTGCCTCTTTCCCCAATATTCCAGCATCTGAG GTTGCAAAATTTGTGAATGGACTGTTTGAGTCGAGATCCGACCTTTCTACATTTAAGAACCACATACGGGACTTCCTTGTGCAGTCTAAAGAATTTTCAGCACAG GACAACAAGGATCTATATGCAGAAGAAGCAGCTGCTCAAAAAGAAAGAGAAAGACAGCGAATGCTTAGCATTCCTGGACTAATTGCCCCCAATGAGATTCAAGATGAAATGGTTGACTCATAG